Genomic window (Mesorhizobium sp. M4B.F.Ca.ET.058.02.1.1):
AGCCGCTCCAATGAGGCGCGCAAGCCATCGTCCTCGATCTTGCCGACGGTTCGCGAAAGCTTCGCCTTCTCCGCGTCGTTGAGCGGTCTCGGCGCCGGTTTCGGGCGGGCCTTTCCGGACAGCACCGGCTTTTGCACGATCTTGATGCGGCCAATAGCGCTAAAGCCGAGGAAGGAATTGACGCGATTGATGATTTCCCCGGCTTCATGCTGCAGGTGGAGCGCCGCCATGCCTTCGCAGGCGATCACCAGCACCGCAGGTTCGAACGGGTCGTCCTCATGCAAGCGACGCGGCCACTGGATCTTTTCCGGGCGCGAGCGCCCGGCTAGCCGGGGTCCGGCGATCTCCTCCCAGGACTGCACCAGCCCGATCGAGATGCCTGCGCGCTTCTTCAACACCGGATCGAGGATCTCGGTTGCGAGATCGCTCACCGGGACGGGATTGCCGTAGGGCTTTTTCCCTGCCATGTGCGTTCTCCAATCCCCGAGCTCATCCGATCAATGGCACCGCACGACCAGACCCGCAAGGCCGCATCCGGCGAAAGCAGCGAAGCCCTTTCAGGCGGTGTCGCCTCCCGCCTGCTCGCCTGGTACGACGCGCATCACCGCGACCTGCCGTGGCGCGTCGCGCCCGGGGCGCTGGCCGGCGGCGCAAGGCCAGACCCATACCGCGTATGGCTCTCGGAAGTCATGTTGCAGCAGACGACTGTCGAAGCGGTCAAAGCCTATTTTCGCGCATTCCTCGAAAAATGGCCTGACGTCGGGACGCTGGCGGCGGCGCCCGTCGAGGATGTCATGAAGGCCTGGGCCGGGCTCGGCTATTATTCCCGGGCGCGCAACCTCAAGGCCTGCGCCGATCTGGTCGCCGGGCGCGGCGGCCGCTTTCCGGACACGGAGGCCGGGCTGCGTGAGCTGCCGGGGATCGGCGCCTATACGGCGGCGGCGATCGCAGCCATCGCCTTCGACCGGCCGGCGGCCGTCGTCGACGGCAATGTCGAGCGCGTCGTGTCCAGGCTCAATTCAATCGCGACGCCGCTCAGCGAGGCCAAGCCCGAGATCCGCGCGCTGGTCGAGCAGATGGTTCCGGCAAGGCGGCCCGGCGATTTCGCCCAGGCGATGATGGATCTCGGCGCCACGCTCTGCACGCCACGGCGGCCGCGCTGCATGCTGTGCCCGCTGCGCGAGGATTGCAGCGCCATCCTCTCAGGCGATCCCGAGCGTTTCCCGGTCCGCCTGCCCAAGGACGACAAGCCGCTCAGGCGCGGCGCGGCGTTCGTGGCCGAGCGCAATGATGGCGCCATCCTCCTGCGCAAGCGCCCGGAAAAGGGCCTGCTCGGCGGCATGACAGAGGTACCGACGACGTCGTGGAGCGCAAGGGTGGACGGCGCGACCACGGAAGCCGCGGCGCCCTTGCCTGCCGACTGGCGGCACGCCGGACGGATCGCCCATGTCTTCACCCATTTCGCGCTCGAACTCGAAGTCTTTCATGCCCACATCAAAGGCGATGCGCCGGATGGGCATTTCTGGTCGCTGGCCCATGAAATTTCCGGGGAAGCGCTGCCCACCGTCATGAAAAGGGTAATCGAAGCGGCGATACCGGGCGCGACCAGAAGACAGCGCCCGCAGTGATGGGCGGAACTAGCGAAGGACCCGCATGACCGAAATCCGCCACATCGTGTTCGACATCGGCAAGGTGCTGATCCACTACGATCCGGATATCCCGTTCAGCCGCCTTATTCCGGATGCCGGGGAGCGGAAATGGTTCTTCGACAATGTCTGCACGCATGACTGGAACCTCGAGCAGGACCGCGGGCGGAGTTGGGATGAGGCCGAGGCGCTGCTGATCGCCGAGTACCCGAGCCATGCGGAGAATATACGCAATTTCCGCCGGCATTGGCACGAGATGGTGCCGCATGCCTATGACGACAGCGTCGCCATCATGATCGGCCTGATCGAGACCGGCCACGATGTGACGATGCTGACCAACTTTGCCTCGGACACGCTTGCCGAAGCCCGCCAGCGTTTCGACTTCCTCAACCGTCCGCGCGGCGTGACCGTTTCGGCCGACATCCGCCAGATCAAGCCGGATCGCGCCATCTACGATCATCATGTCGCCGCGTTCGGCCTCGAACCGTCCGCGACGTTGTTCATCGACGACAGCCAGAAGAATGTCGACGGCGCCAAGGCGGCCGGCTGGCAGTCTGTGCTGTTCACCGACGCCGAAACGCTCAAGACAGACCTCGAGCGTTACGGGATCAAGGCCTGATTTGAATTGTTTCGGACGATGACGTTCCGATTAAACTTTAATGGCGAGCGTGCGGGGGTCAGGCCCCTGCCCGCTCCATGCCGAGACGCGCGATGCGGCGCAGCTCGTCGATCGGGGTGAGGCCACCGCTGCGCTCATAGTGCCAGAAGGTCCAGCCGTTGCAGGCGTCGAGCCCCTGCACCTCGGCGCCGATCTTGTGGATCGAGCCGGCGCTGTCGCCGATCGCCACCGTGCCGTCGGCGCGCACCTTGGCTGCCCAGCGCT
Coding sequences:
- the mutY gene encoding A/G-specific adenine glycosylase; the protein is MAPHDQTRKAASGESSEALSGGVASRLLAWYDAHHRDLPWRVAPGALAGGARPDPYRVWLSEVMLQQTTVEAVKAYFRAFLEKWPDVGTLAAAPVEDVMKAWAGLGYYSRARNLKACADLVAGRGGRFPDTEAGLRELPGIGAYTAAAIAAIAFDRPAAVVDGNVERVVSRLNSIATPLSEAKPEIRALVEQMVPARRPGDFAQAMMDLGATLCTPRRPRCMLCPLREDCSAILSGDPERFPVRLPKDDKPLRRGAAFVAERNDGAILLRKRPEKGLLGGMTEVPTTSWSARVDGATTEAAAPLPADWRHAGRIAHVFTHFALELEVFHAHIKGDAPDGHFWSLAHEISGEALPTVMKRVIEAAIPGATRRQRPQ
- a CDS encoding HAD family phosphatase codes for the protein MTEIRHIVFDIGKVLIHYDPDIPFSRLIPDAGERKWFFDNVCTHDWNLEQDRGRSWDEAEALLIAEYPSHAENIRNFRRHWHEMVPHAYDDSVAIMIGLIETGHDVTMLTNFASDTLAEARQRFDFLNRPRGVTVSADIRQIKPDRAIYDHHVAAFGLEPSATLFIDDSQKNVDGAKAAGWQSVLFTDAETLKTDLERYGIKA
- a CDS encoding DUF721 domain-containing protein; translation: MAGKKPYGNPVPVSDLATEILDPVLKKRAGISIGLVQSWEEIAGPRLAGRSRPEKIQWPRRLHEDDPFEPAVLVIACEGMAALHLQHEAGEIINRVNSFLGFSAIGRIKIVQKPVLSGKARPKPAPRPLNDAEKAKLSRTVGKIEDDGLRASLERLGATILGQKRP